From a region of the Globicephala melas chromosome 19, mGloMel1.2, whole genome shotgun sequence genome:
- the LOC115850922 gene encoding sialic acid-binding Ig-like lectin 13 has product MLLLPPPLLLLSLLWAWSLAWDSEYRLEVQESVTVQEGLCVRVPCCFYYPRDKWDNFVPAFGYWFQDGARTDQDRPVATNDPGREVLTDTQGRFHLLGDPRTYNCSLDIRDARQGDTGTYFFRVESGPSVKYNYVHSKLHLHVTALTQTPDIHVQGTLESGLPRNITCAVPWACERGTPHTFSWTGVALPSLHPKGPHSSVLTLTLGPQDHGTNLTCRVTFPGAGVSADRTIRLNVSYAPQKPTVRVFRKEDTGPESLGQSLSLPVQEGQFLRLDCVADSNPPARMSWIRGSLTLSPSNCSNPGVLELPRVELEDHGKYVCRAQHPLGSKEASLSLVVKNPPQLLGPACSQEEEGQSGHVAAQVILTAIWEAAVKIPLLFLVLIALLVTSRRRKAARPQGARLLQAPFQVTPLASNNH; this is encoded by the exons ATGCTGCTATTGCCACCACCGCTGCTGCTGCTGTCCCTGCTGTGGGCAT GGTCCCTGGCTTGGGACAGCGAATACCGGCTGGAAGTGCAGGAGTCCGTGACGGTGCAGGAGGGCCTGTGTGTCCGCGTGCCCTGCTGCTTCTACTATCCCCGGGACAAGTGGGACAACTTTGTCCCAGCTTTCGGCTACTGGTTCCAGGACGGGGCCAGAACCGACCAGGATCGTCCAGTGGCCACAAACGACCCAGGTCGTGAGGTGCTGACAGACACCCAGGGCCGATTCCACCTCCTTGGAGACCCCCGGACCTACAACTGCTCCCTGGACATCAGAGATGCACGGCAGGGAGACACGGGGACATACTTCTTTAGGGTGGAGAGCGGGCCTTCTGTGAAATATAATTATGTACACAGCAAGCTCCACCTGCATGTAACAG cTCTGACACAGACACCCGACATCCACGTCCAGGGGACCCTAGAATCTGGCCTCCCCAGGAATATCACCTGTGCAGTGCCATGGGCCTGTGAGAGGGGGACACCCCACACCTTCTCCTGGACCGGGGttgccctcccttccctgcacCCCAAGGGCCCCCACTCCTCGGTGCTCACCCTCACCCTGGGGCCCCAGGACCACGGCACCAACCTCACCTGTCGAGTGACCTTCCCCGGAGCTGGCGTGAGCGCAGACAGAACCATCAGGCTCAACGTGTCCT ATGCACCCCAGAAGCCGACCGTCAGAGTGTTCCGGAAGGAAGACACAG GACCTGAAAGTCTGGGCCAAAGCCTATCTCTCCCAGTCCAGGAGGGCCAGTTCCTACGCCTGGACTGTGTTGCCGACAGCAACCCTCCTGCCAGGATGAGCTGGATCCGGGGGagcctgaccctgagcccctCCAATTGCTCGAACCCAGGGGTCCTGGAGCTGCCCCGGGTGGAACTGGAGGACCATGGGAAATATGTCTGCCGAGCTCAGCATCCGTTGGGGTCCAAGGAAGCATCTCTGAGCCTCGTTGTGAAAA ACCCCCCGCAGCTGCTGGGACCCGCCTGCTCCCAGGAGGAGGAGG GGCAGTCGGGCCACGTCGCAGCACAGGTGATTCTGACGGCCATCTGGGAAGCGGCTGTCAAGATCCCGCTACTCTTCTTGGTCCTCATCGCCCTCCT AGTGACGTCCCGCAGGAGGAAGGCAGCCAGGCC GCAGGGGGCGCGTCTATTGCAAGCGCCATTCCAGGTTACCCCTCTGG CATCCAATAATCACTAA